One genomic segment of Musa acuminata AAA Group cultivar baxijiao chromosome BXJ3-3, Cavendish_Baxijiao_AAA, whole genome shotgun sequence includes these proteins:
- the LOC135633635 gene encoding probable inactive ATP-dependent zinc metalloprotease FTSHI 2, chloroplastic, translating into MELAASSSLLFSSLALALAPSPPKAPFRSIPRKCFVPRNSVNPPLDDQNEEEAKKNCTMLLQLSVTMTVISSSLPLPRAHAGVTEKKPRPKRPAETLSPEELKSWSRGLPTVGDRIPYTEILTLRGEGKLRHIVKPPSVTLKLRPNLVLVVLDDSRVLRAVLPAAERDERFWESWDRLELDSFCINAYTPPVRKPEVPTPYLGWLVNIPGHFLSMEKPKPKSKRVLELENARKELAERRREELARVRAEREAMEKIMKAQKKAEERKRRKQIKKAKYEESLRQARKNYQRMAYMWDDMARDKNVATAIGFVIFYVFYRTVVLNYRKQQKDYEDRLKIEKAEAEERKKMRQLEREMAGLEGPGEDESEERGDEQNPYMKMAMKFMQSGARVRRANSKVPQYLERGVDVKFSDVAGLGKIRLELEEIVKFFTLGEMYRRRGIKIPGGILLCGPPGVGKTLLAKAVAGEAGVNFFSISASQFVEIYVGVGASRVRALYQEAKENAPAVVFIDELDAVGRERGLIKGSGGQERDATLNQLLVCLDGFEGRGNVITIAATNRPDILDPALVRPGRFDRKIFIPKPSLIGRIEILKVHARKKPMADDVDYMAVASMTNGMVGAELANIIEIAAINMIRDGRSEITTDDLLQAAQIEERGMLDKKDRRPEMWKRLALNEAAMAIVAVNFPDLKNIEFITIAPRAGRELGYVRVKMDHIKFTKGMLSRQSLIDHITVQIAPRAADEIWFGENQLSTIWAETADNARSAARSFVLGGLSEKYHGLSNFWVADRINDIDLEAQRLLNNCYDRAKEILRRNKELMDVIVDQLVQKKSLTKQEFFRLVEEYGHVEQMPKNIIDIRKTKLLQFQQMMMAGKERAQGSLV; encoded by the exons ATGGAGCTCGCTGCATCGagctctctcctattctcctccctcgccctcgccctcgccccaTCCCCACCAAAAGCCCCTTTCCGCTCGATTCCGCGCAAATGTTTCGTTCCACGCAATTCCGTCAATCCACCGCTAGATGACCAGAATGAGGAGGAAGCCAAGAAGAATTGCACCATGTTGCTCCAGCTCTCCGTCACCATGACCGTCATCTCCTCCTCGCTTCCGCTGCCACGTGCTCACGCTGGGGTCACCGAGAAGAAGCCGAGGCCAAAGCGCCCGGCGGAGACCCTTTCCCCTGAGGAGCTCAAATCCTGGTCCCGCGGCCTCCCCACTGTCGGCGACCGTATTccatataccgaaatcttgacccTTAGGGGCGAAGGGAAGCTCCGGCATATCGTGAAGCCACCTTCCGTCACTTTGAAGCTGCGGCCGAACCTGGTGCTCGTCGTCCTCGATGATTCCAGGGTCCTTCGGGCGGTGCTGCCGGCGGCCGAGAGGGATGAGAGGTTTTGGGAGTCCTGGGATCGGCTCGAGTTGGATTCTTTTTGCATCAATGCATATACACCCCCGGTCCGGAAGCCGGAAGTCCCCACCCCCTATTTGGGGTGGTTGGTAAACATTCCAGGCCACTTTCTGTCAATGGAGAAGCCCAAACCCAAGTCAAAGCGTGTGTTGGAGCTTGAGAATGCACGGAAGGAGCTGGCAGAGAGGCGGAGAGAAGAGTTAGCAAGAGTGAGGGCAGAGAGGGAGGCGATGGAGAAAATTATGAAGGCACAGAAGAAGGCAGaggaaaggaagaggaggaaacagATTAAGAAGGCCAAATACGAGGAGTCGCTACGGCAGGCTAGAAAGAATTATCAGCGGATGGCCTATATGTGGGATGATATGGCGAGGGACAAGAATGTTGCCACTGCTATTGGGTTCGTGATATTCTACGTCTTCTACAGAACTGTTGTGCTTAATTATAGGAAGCAGCAGAAGGATTATGAAGATAGGCTGAAGATTGAGAAGGCAGAGGCAGAGGAACGGAAGAAAATGAGGCAGTTGGAGAGGGAAATGGCAGGACTTGAGGGACCAGGGGAAGATGAGAGCGAGGAGAGAGGAGATGAGCAGAATCCTTATATGAAGATGGCAATGAAGTTTATGCAGTCAggtgctcgggtgaggcgagcgAATAGTAAAGTACCACAATACTTGGAGAGGGGAGTCGATGTCAAGTTTAGCGATGTTGCTGGTCTTGGGAAAATAAGGCTAGAGCTTGAGGAGATTGTGAAGTTCTTCACATTGGGGGAAATGTACAGGAGAAGAGGCATCAAAATACCAG GTGGCATACTTCTGTGTGGGCCTCCTGGTGTGGGTAAGACATTATTAGCGAAAGCTGTTGCTGGTGAGGCTGGTGTGAACTTCTTTTCAATTTCAGCTTCACAATTTGTGGAAATATATGTTGGTGTTGGTGCTTCTCGTGTTCGTGCACTGTACCAAGAAGCCAAGGAAAAT GCTCCTGCTGTTGTGTTTATTGATGAACTAGATGCTGTTGGAAGAGAACGTGGTCTTATCAAGGGTTCTGGTGGACAAGAACGAGATGCCACACTCAATCAG CTCCTTGTATGCTTGGATGGCTTTGAAGGAAGAGGCAATGTAATTACCATAGCTGCAACCAATAGACCAGATATCCTTGATCCAGCTCTTGTGAGACCAGGGCGGTTTGATAGAAAAATATTCATACCAAAGCCTAGTCTAATTGGTCGAATTGAGATTCTGAAG GTTCACGCTCGGAAAAAGCCAATGGCTGATGATGTGGATTATATGGCAGTTGCCAGTATGACTAATGGAATGGTTGGTGCTGAGCTGGCAAACATTATTGAAATTGCTGCCATTAATATGATACGTGATGGAAGGTCTGAG ATAACAACTGATGACTTATTACAAGCTGCACAAATTGAAGAAAGAGGAATGCTTGATAAAAAGGATAGGAGGCCAGAGATGTGGAAACGATTGGCTCTAAATGAAGCAGCTATGGCTATTGTAGCTGTCAACTTCCCTGATCTAAAGAACATTGAGTTT ATAACCATTGCACCTCGAGCTGGCAGAGAATTGGGTTATGTGCGAGTCAAGATGGATCATATTAAATTTACAAAAGGAATGCTTAG cCGCCAGTCCCTGATTGATCATATCACTGTTCAGATAGCCCCTCGGGCTGCTGATGAAATCTGGTTTGGTGAGAATCAG CTGAGTACAATTTGGGCAGAAACAGCAGACAATGCAAGGTCAGCTGCACGTTCCTTTGTTCTTGGTGGCCTCTCAGAAAAATATCATGGACTGTCCAACTTCTGGGTTGCAGATCGGATCAAT GATATTGATCTGGAGGCACAGCGGTTACTGAACAATTGCTATGATCGAGCAAAAGAG ATATTGCGACGCAATAAAGAGTTAATGGATGTGATAGTTGACCAATTAGTTCAGAAGAAAAGTCTCACCAAGCAGGAGTTCTTTCGCCTGGTGGAGGAATATGGTCATGTTGAGCAGATGccgaaaaatattattgatataaGGAAAACGAAGCTTTTGCAATTTCAACAAATGATGATGGCTGGGAAGGAACGAGCTCAGGGAAGCCTTGTCTGA
- the LOC135633581 gene encoding protein unc-13 homolog → MARLFRGGSLGDSKRESSGSSSLRLSSSSSSVAAAMSAADLLSPFGQMGVPLSDPELRETAYEIFVASCRTTGSKPLTYIPQSERTPPSAERSSSLSPSASSLQRSITSTAASKMKKALGLKSSSSSKKGSPGKDSSPSKPSKKPATVGELIRVQMRISEQTDSRIRKGLLRIAAGQLGKRVESMVLPLELLQQFKASDFSDQQEYEAWQSRNLKVLEAGLLVHPLVPLNKSDNASQRLRQIIRGASEKPIETGRNSESMQVLRSAVMSLACRSPDRSASDFCHWADGFPLNLHLYQMLLETCFDASENGSIIDEIDEVLELLKKTWVILGINQMLHNLCFTWVLFHRFVTTAQVDIDLLHAADNHMDEVAKDAKATKDSVYSKILSSTLSSILGWAEKRLLAYHDTFNASNIEYMQSIVSLGVSAAKILVEDISNEYRRKRREETDVARSRVDTYIRSSLRTAFAQRMEQADSSRRSSKNQSTPTPVLSILAKDIGELASKEKELFSPMLKRWHPLAAGVAVATLHSCYGNELKQFIVGVMELTPDTVQVLKAADKLEKDLVHIAVEDSVDSDDGGKSLIREMPPYEAESAIANLVKVWIKTRVDRLKDWVDRNLQQENWNPGANRENCAPSATEVLRIINETLDAFFQLPIPMHAAMLPDLLIELDRSLQHYALKVKSGCATRSSFLPSLPTLTRCEVGSKLWKKKEKPQNLPKRRSQVGSRDSNSFGLPQLCVRMNSLHYIRTELENLEKKIKTCLRNVESAQADISNGLEISFELTLASCQEGIQQLCETTAYKVIFRDLSHVLWDALYIGETTSSRIDPFIKELDPILEMISNTVHNRVRNRVITALMKASFDGFLLVLLAGGPLRAFSRQDSQIIDEDFRSLKDIYLAEGDGLPQELVEKASAQVKNVLPLFHADTESLIERFRRLITETYGASAKSRYPLPPTSGNWNPTEANTVLRVLCHRNDESATRFLKKTYNLPKKL, encoded by the exons ATGGCTCGGCTCTTCCGAGGAGGAAGCCTCGGCGACTCCAAGCGAGAGAGCAGCGGCAGTTCCTCCCtccgcctctcctcctcctcctcctccgtcgccGCCGCCATGTCCGCCGCCGATCTCCTCTCCCCCTTCGGCCAGATGGGCGTCCCCCTCTCGGATCCCGAGCTCCGCGAGACCGCCTACGAGATCTTCGTCGCTTCCTGCCGTACCACCGGCTCCAAGCCCCTCACCTACATCCCCCAGTCCGAGCGGACGCCGCCCTCCGCCGAGCGCTCCTCCTCGCTCTCCCCCTCGGCCTCGTCGCTGCAGAGGTCGATCACCTCCACCGCCGCCAGCAAGATGAAGAAGGCCCTCGGGCTCAAGTCGTCCTCGTCGTCGAAGAAGGGGAGCCCCGGCAAGGACAGCAGCCCGTCCAAGCCCTCCAAAAAGCCGGCCACAGTCGGGGAGCTCATTAGGGTGCAGATGAGGATCTCCGAGCAGACGGATTCCCGGATCCGGAAGGGGTTGCTCCGGATTGCGGCGGGGCAG CTTGGGAAACGTGTGGAGTCAATGGTTCTGCCTCTAGAGTTGCTGCAGCAGTTCAAAGCTTCAGATTTTTCTGACCAGCAAGAATATGAAGCCTGGCAAAGTAGAAACTTAAAGGTTCTTGAGGCTGGGTTGCTTGTGCATCCTCTTGTTCCATTAAATAAATCAGATAATGCATCACAACGACTTAGACAAATAATACGTGGAGCTTCCGAGAAGCCGATTGAAACTGGAAGAAATTCGGAGTCGATGCAAGTGCTGCGTAGTGCTGTGATGTCCCTTGCCTGTAGATCTCCTGATAGATCTGCTTCAGATTTTTGCCACTGGGCTGATGGTTTTCCACTGAATCTCCACCTGTACCAAATGTTATTGGAGACTTGTTTTGATGCCAGCGAGAATGGATCGATAATTGATGAAATCGATGAGGTTTTAGAGTTGCTAAAGAAGACTTGGGTGATACTGGGCATAAATCAGATGCTTCACAATCTCTGCTTTACTTGGGTTTTATTTCACCGTTTTGTTACAACTGCTCAAGTAGACATCGATCTGCTGCATGCAGCTGATAATCACATGGATGAAGTTGCAAAGGATGCCAAAGCAACAAAAGACTCAGTGTATTCAAAGATATTGAGTTCAACTTTGAGCTCAATATTGGGGTGGGCAGAGAAAAGACTTCTTGCTTACCATGACACATTTAATGCTAGTAATATTGAATATATGCAAAGTATTGTATCATTAGGTGTATCGGCTGCCAAGATACTAGTGGAAGATATTTCTAATGAATATCGTCGTAAGAGGAGAGAAGAAACTGACGTAGCTCGTAGCAGGGTTGATACGTATATTCGGTCATCACTTCGTACAGCTTTTGCTCAG AGAATGGAACAAGCAGACTCCAGCAGGCGATCATCGAAGAACCAGAGTACTCCTACTCCTGTTCTTTCCATCCTGGCAAAGGACATTGGTGAACTAGCAAGCAAAGAAAAAGAGTTGTTCAGTCCAATGTTAAAGAGATGGCATCCACTTGCTGCAGGTGTTGCTGTGGCTACACTTCATTCTTGTTATGGAAACGAACTAAAACAGTTCATAGTGGGTGTTATGGAACTAACACCAGATACAGTTCAAGTTCTTAAAGCTGCagacaagttagagaaagatcttGTGCATATTGCTGTCGAAGATTCGGTCGATAGTGATGATGGGGGTAAGTCATTAATCAGAGAGATGCCGCCTTATGAGGCTGAATCTGCAATCGCCAATCTTGTCAAAGTGTGGATCAAGACAAGAGTAGACAGGCTGAAGGATTGGGTTGACCGCAACTTGCAGCAGGAG AATTGGAATCCAGGGGCAAACAGAGAGAACTGTGCACCTTCTGCAACTGAAGTTCTACGGATTATTAATGAGACTTTAGATGCATTCTTTCAACTGCCTATACCAATGCATGCAGCCATGCTTCCTGACTTGTTGATAGAACTTGATAGAAGTCTGCAACATTATGCATTAAAGGTGAAGTCTGGATGCG CAACCCGAAGTAGTTTTCTGCCTTCGTTGCCAACATTAACCAGATGTGAGGTTGGTTCAAAACTTTGGAAGAAAAAAGAGAAGCCACAGAATTTGCCAAAACGCAGATCACAGGTTGGATCAAGAGATAGTAATTCATTTGGTCTGCCACAGCTCTGTGTACGCATGAATTCACTTCATTATATACGGACAGAGTTAGAGAACctggagaagaaaataaaaacttgTCTACGGAATGTTGAATCAGCACAAGCAGATATATCAAATGGGTTGGAGATCAGCTTCGAGCTTACTCTGGCTTCTTGTCAAGAAGGAATTCAGCAACTATGCGAGACAACAGCTTACAAGGTGATCTTCCGTGACTTGAGTCATGTTCTGTGGGATGCCTTATACATTGGTGAGACTACTTCATCGAGAATTGATCCGTTTATAAAGGAACTTGACCCGATTCTGGAGATGATATCAAATACGGTGCACAACAGGGTGAGAAATCGTGTCATAACTGCATTAATGAAGGCTTCTTTTGATGGGTTTTTGCTAGTTCTTCTTGCCGGCGGCCCACTTCGTGCATTCTCCCGCCAAGATTCACAGATAATAGATGAGGATTTTAGGTCACTCAAGGACATATACCTGGCCGAAGGTGATGGATTACCCCAGGAACTAGTTGAGAAGGCCTCAGCGCAAGTGAAAAATGTGCTGCCTCTATTCCATGCTGACACCGAAAGCCTCATCGAGCGGTTTAGACGATTGATTACAGAAACATATGGCGCTTCGGCCAAATCCAGGTACCCGTTACCTCCAACCTCTGGCAACTGGAATCCTACGGAGGCCAATACAGTTCTGCGGGTGTTGTGCCACAGAAACGATGAGAGTGCCACAAGGTTTCTAAAGAAAACTTACAACCTCCCGAAAAAGCTGTAG